The sequence GTACGGCTCTTGGCGTGATCCGTCTCGCCTGGCAGGAAGGGCTTGTTGAAAGGGTGATCTCCTCGGAAAGCCGTCCGCTTCTGCAGGGACTGCGCCTGACCGCATGGGAGCTCGAGCATGACGGCATTCCGTTCGTTTCGATCTCCGATTCTTCATCGGCAATCCTCATGCAGCGGGGCATGATCGACTTTGCCGTGGTCGGTGCCGACCGCATCACGGCCAATGGCGATACGGCCAACAAAATCGGCACCTATGCCCATGCCATCAGCGCGAACCACCACTGTATCCCGTTTTACATCGCAGCTCCGGTCTCCACGATCGACATCACCCTCTCCGAAGGATCACAGATACCTATCGAGGAGCGTAACGCCGACGAACTGCGCACGATTTTCGGCACACAGGTCGCTACGCCAACCACACCGGTGGTGAACTACGCTTTCGACGTTACACCCGGAACCCTCATTCGCGGCATCATCACGGAGAAAAAAGCCGTCGTCGGCGACTACGTGAAAGGCCTCGCGGAACTCTTCGAAAACTGAGAGTATCTGCACTATTTCTTTTAAAAAAAAGACCGGGATTTCAGACAATTCCGGTCTTTTTTTTATTAAAAATCATAGTTATCCGGTTTTTTCTGCTTACATTTTGGAGTAGTTACGCTGAATGGCACACGGCGTTTTTGGGGGTATTCATTTTTTTCATACCTGCACGGGTACGTTGTCGTGTCCATATTCCAGAACAACAACTATCCGGAGAACGCCAAATGAGCGAAACGGGGTATGAGTACAGGGTTGTGCGAGGATTCGCATTTTCAGCCCTGTTCTGGCTGGTTATCGGTCTTGTAGTCGGGTTATGGATTGCTTTCGAGATGTTCAATCCGGCGCTTAACCTCACCCCCTGGCTCAGTTTCGGCAGGCTGCGGGTCGTGCATACGAACGGCCTTGGCCTCGGCTTCGGTCTTGCCGGCATCTTTGCAACATCCTATTACATTCTGCAGCGCCTTACCCGGGCTCCTCTTGCTTTTCCAAAGCTTGCTCTTGCCCACCTCTACCTCTTCAATGCAGCCATCGCCCTTGCCGCCCTGAGCCTCTTCATGGGCATGAACACCACAAGGGAGTATGCCGAACTGGAGTGGCCTCTCGATGTGGGCGTAGTTATCCTCTGGGTCATGTACGCGATCAACGTTTTCGGCACGCTCCTTAAACGTCAGGAAAAACAGATGTACATTTCCCTCTGGTACATCATCGCCATGACCGTCACCATCGCCGTCCTCTACATCGTCAACAACCTCGCAGTTCCGGTCACCCTCTTCAAGTCCTACAGCCTTTACGCCGGAGCCAACGACGCCAACGTGGAGTGGTGGTACGGCCATAACATCGTGGGATTCATCTTTACCGTACCGGTTCTGGCCATGTTCTATTACTTTCTGCCAAAAGCCACAGGACTGCCGATCTACAGCCACCGGCTTTCCATCATTTCTTTCTGGGCGCTCATCTTCGCCTATCTCTGGACCGGTGCGCACCACCTCATGCTCACCCCGCTTCCCGAATGGATACAGACCGTGGCAATCGCTTTCAGCATCTTCCTGATCGCACCCTCATGGGGTTCGGTCGTAAACGGTTACTACACCCTGCAGGGCAACTGGGACCAGATGCGCTCGAACTATCTCGTGAAGTTCTTCATACTCGGCATAACCTTCTACGGCCTGCAGACGCTCCAGGGGCCTCTGCAGGGTCTGCGCACGCTCAATGCATTCTTCCACTACACCGACTGGGTTGTCGGCCATGTACACATGGGAACCATGGGATGGGTCGCCATGGTCATCTCGGCCTCATTCTATTACATGATCCCGCGTATCACCGGAAACGAACTGCACAGCGTCAAACTCGCCAACATGCATTTCTGGCTCATTCTCGGAGGCCAGCTCACCTGGACCATCACCATGTGGATCGGAGGCATCCAGCAGGGAGCCATGTGGAAAGCAACCAACCCGGACGGGTCTCTGATGTACAATTTCCTCGACTCGGTCACCTCGCTCTATCCTTACTACAAGCTGCGTTTCGCTGCGGGCCTGGTCTACTTTGTCGGTATCCTGATTTTCGTCTACAACCTTGTCATGACCGTCAGAAAACGGCCAGTGGAAGCATAGTCAACCAACCCTAAAAGGAGCATGTATCATGGGGATCTATTCGAAACCGGTTGTTTTTGCTGTGCTGTCGGCATTGGTGATTCTTGTCGGAACCATCGTAACGGTGTTCATTCCGCTTTTCATGCCATCGACACAGCCGGTAAGCCCGCTCATAAAACCATACACCGCAATCGAACTTGAAGGCCGGGATCTGTACATCCGGGAGGGCTGCAACAACTGCCATACCCAGACCGTTCGCCCGCTGAGAACCGAAGTTCTGCGTTACGGCGAATATTCCAAACCCGAAGAGTTCGCTTACGACCGCCCCTTCCTCTGGGGTTCCCGCCGTACCGGACCGGATCTGAACAGGATTGGCGGAAAGTACCCCGACTCGTGGCACTACCGCCACATGCAGAGTCCGCAGGGCATGTTCGAAAAATCCAATATGCCTCCGTACGGATGGCTTGCCGAAAACCCGCTCGACACAAGATATTCTATCAAAAAAATATCGGTGCTGGGGTATGGGTACAGTGCTGCTGAGGTGGAGCGGCAGATTGCGGAATACAAGGCAAAGGTCACCGCAGCCGACTACGACTCGAAAGAGACCCGCGATCAGGTAACTCCCGAAAAGCTTCGCAACGATCTCACCGAAATGGATGCCATGATCGCCTATCTGCAGAAACTCGGCCGGGACGTCAAAAATCTGGAGGCAACGAAATGAACTTCTCACAGCTCGCGTACCTCTTCTTCACCATATCGCTTGCAGCCGTGTTCGCAGGCATCATTGCCTACTACTACAACCCCAGTAGGAAACAGGTGGTTGAACAGCCAAAGCATTCCATGCTGGAACATGATGAATAGCAACTGCCTCAGACCGGAGAAGATCCGCAAGGCAACCAAATCGCACTAAATCAACAGGAGGCTCACATGCACGATACAGGAGAACCCGGAGAGGGCCATAACAGCATCCCGAAGGGATGGCTGCTCTTCTTTTTCGGCGTCATCATCTTTCTGGTCTGGTACATCGTTTCCTATACGCCGGCTATTTCAGGCTGGTCGTTTTACAGGGGATTTGAAGAAGAGATGGCAAAAGCCGTTCCCGCGGCGAGCCAGAGCCCAGGGACTCCCGACAAGTACAGCGGCCAGCCGGCAGCCATTGCAGAAGGCAAGGCAATATATGCCGAAAGCTGCGCAGCATGCCACAATGCCGACGCAACGGGCGGTATCGGCCCGAACCTCACGGTAACACTGAAATACGGCTCGACCGCTCAGGATATCTATGAATCGGTGGCCAACGGAAGACCGAACGGCATGCCTCCATTCATGCAGCAGCTTGGAAAAGAGCGGATCTATAAGCTTGCAGCCTTTCTGGAAAGTGTGAAGAAATAGGTCTTGCGACTCATGATACGGTAAGCGGGAAGCAACCCAAACAACAGTGTCCTGTGTGGAAAAAATACAGAAGAACGGTTCAACTACTGCAAGCCCTGCTCATCACAGGGCTTCCTTTTATCAGGATCAATGGCCAGAGCGCCCTGCGTTTCGATATCGGCGAACTTAAACTCTACTTTTTCGGTACGGTCATCTGGATAAGGGAGTTCTACCTGCTGCTTGCGGCCATTCTCTTCATGCTGCTCTTCATTACCTTTGTAACGGCTGTATTCGGGCGAATCTGGTGCGGCTGGCTATGCCCCCAAACGGTACTGCTCGATCTCTCCGAAAGCCTTGCCGCCCGGTTCGGCATAAAAAACAGCAAAACCGTAAGGAACATCCTGCTGCTCCCCGTCGCGGCGCTTGTATCGCTTACGATGATCTGGTACTTCGTGCCCCCGCCGGAAACGATGAAGGGCCTCTTCGTCTCCCTGCCGGTTACCGCTTTTTTTCTTGTCCTCTGGATGCTGGTTTACCTTGAACTCGCCTTTCTCGGAAGAAAATTCTGCATGTCGATCTGCCCTTACGCCATGATGCAGAATGCGCTGTTCGACAAAGATACCCTCGTCATCGAATACGACAAATCGCGCGATGATACCTGCATGAAATGCGACTCCTGCGTAAAAGTCTGTCCGGTCGGCATCGACATCAAGGCGGGACTCAGTACAAGGTGCATTGCATGCGCCGAGTGCATCGATGCATGCAGCGCAAAGAGCGAACCTCGCGGTCTTGCGCCTTTCCCGAACTACAAGGGAAAGATATTGAGAGCGAAAACATTCTGGATGGGAGGCATTACCGCAGCAGCCGGCATGCTGCTGATCCTTATCATAACCTTGCGTCCCCCCGTGGATTTTCTCATTACCCGGGACCAGGAACAGCTTCCGGAAGGACTGAACCGTTACTCCTGGACGGTCTACAACAACAGCGGGAAAACGCTCGACCTTGAACTTTCTGCGGCTCCGGACGTTACTGTTATCGGAGAGCACTCCGTAACGCTCAAAGCGTACGAAGTGGCACGCGGCAAGGTTTTGCTTAAAGCCTCCGGAAGCGTTCAAAAAGTCCGGTTCACGCTCATCGGCAGCGGCATATCAATCCATAAGGATACAGGTTTTCTATGAAACTCTTTCTCATCGCGCTCTACTCTCTTTTTATCCTGGCCATGGCAAGCGGGATCACCATAGCCTACCGACAGGCAGAGGGGCTTGTGGAACCCGACTACTATGAAAAAGCGAGTGCTTACTTCAGCACGAAATCCACCGAATCGTCAAGCGGACTCTCCGTCGTCCTGCCGGACTCCATGCAAAAAGGAGCCAATGAGGTCCATGTTACGATTGCAACCCACGGCGAGCCGCTCAGGAATGCCCATGTGACATTCTTCGTAGGAAACCTGTCGAAAAAGACATACGACAAAACTGTGCTCATGAAAGAGACGGAACCGGGCAGCTACCGGACAACAGCCGTAATCCCTTTCGAAGGCGTATGGCTTGCCCGGGTGGATATCAATAAAGAACAACTCCAAACATCAAGAAAATGGTTTATCGAACTCAACTGAAACGCGCCGGAGCCGCACTTGCAATACTCTTCCTCTGTTCGGCATGGATGTTCCCCGCCGAACAGAAGCCGGACTGCGACATTCATGCCGGCCCCTGCACGAAAACAGCCGGAAACAGCGCCGTCACCCTTGAAATCAGCCCTCGTCCCGTAAAACACATGGAGGAACTGCTCTTCAGCGTCACGATAAAGCCATGTCAGTCACTTCCCGAAAACCTCATGCTCGACCTCTCCATGCCGGGTATGGAGATGGGAAAAAACCAGGTCAAGCTCGTTAAAAAGAGCAACTGCCTCTATGAGGGAAAGGGACTCATCGTCAAATGCATGAGCGGTCGCAAGCTCTGGAAAGCCACCGTGCTCTCCGAAAAACTGAACAATCCTGCATTCTCCTTTGATGTCAGGGACTGAGCCTGCCTCCGGAACAGTCCGTTGCGAGCACTGCCTGAGGGAAGTACCTCTGTCAGCGGCACTCAAAGCGGAGATCGACGGTTCGGTAAAATATTTCTGCTGTCACGGCTGCCTGGGAGTCTACGAGCTTGTACACGGCGCATCGCTTGACGCGTTCTACGAACAACGCTGCCAGTGGCTGCCTGGCGCTCCATCCTTCGAAAAAACGGATCCCCATGCGTTCGGTTCGACCATCGTTAAAACGGCGGACGGCTGCCGCATAGACCTGCAGCTTTCCGGCATACGGTGTGCTTCATGCGTCTGGCTGATTGAAAAATACCTCTCTAAACAGGATGGCGTCCATTCCGTCAGGGTGAACTACGCCACGAACAGGGCCGCCATCCACTGGAATCCCGAAGCGACCGGGCTCGACGCCATTCTCGATATGCTGCACTCGCTGGGTTATACGGCACGACCCGTGCGAAGCGGCGGCACGACGGAAAGCCTTGCAAGGGAAAAGCAGGAGCTGCTGCTCCGGTTCGGAACCGCCGGTTTCTTCTCGATGCAGCTCATGCTGATTGTTGCCGCGCTCTATGCCGGCTTTTTTCAGGGTATCGGAACCGAGTACAGGCTCGCGTTTCAGCTGATCTCCTGGGCGCTGGCAACGCCGGTCGTGCTCTATTCCGGCTACCCGTTCCTTGCCGGCGCGCTGCGATCCATCCGTTCGCTGAACCCAAACATGGACCTGCTCGTCGCACTCGGTTCGCTTTCGGCCTATCTCTACAGCATCGCCATGATCCCGCTGGGCGGGGAGGTTTTCTTCGACACCTCCGCCATGATCGTCACCTTCATCCTGCTCGGGCGGTTCCTCGAAGCCGGCTCGCGTCTCAAGGCAGGCAACGCCATCGTTGCGCTTGCCGGCCTGCAACCGCAGGAAGCTGTACTGGCAAAGGAAAACGGGGAGCGCCGGACGGTCTCCCTCGATCAGGTCCCGCCCGGCAGCATCATCGAAATCATTCCCGGAGCGAAAATTCCCCTCGACGCCACGGTTATCGGGGGAGAAGCGGAAATCAACGAATCGATGCTGACCGGCGAGTCACTTCCCGTCATGAAAAGATCCGGAAGCAACATCTTTGCAGGAACGGTGAACGGCAACGGGCGCCTGCTTGCCCGCGTCAGCGGAAGTCCCGGAGAGACACTGCTTGCCGGTATCATCAGAACCGTCGAAGAGGCCCAGTCGCGCAGGGCCCCCGTACAGCAGCTTGCCGACAGGGTTGCCGGATACTTCGTGCCGGCCATCCTGCTGATCGCGCTTCTGACCTTTCTCTACAGGATGAATTTCGGCGGCCAAAGTTCAGTCAGTGCGCTCATGAACGCGGTCTCGGTTCTCGTGATCGCCTGCCCCTGCGCGCTGGGCCTCGCCACTCCCCTTGCCATTCTCGTTGGTTCTACTGCTGCGGGAAAAGAGGGGGTGCTCATCAAGGGGGGAGATATCTTCGAAACCGTCTCGAAAACAACCCTCGTGGCGTTCGATAAAACCGGCACCATCACCCGGGGCAAACCCTCGATTACCGACATCGTGGATTTCGGCACAACTCCGGACCTGCTCCGGTATGCCGCATCGCTGGAATCGGCTTCGGAACATCCGGCAGGAAAAGCCATAGCGACAGGATGGATCGGGGAACTGCTGCCTGTAGAAGCATTCCGGGCTTTTCCGGGCCAAGGGGTTTCCGGCACCCTGCAGCATGAAACATGGCTGGCAGGATCGACTGCCTTCATGCTGCAGAATCAGGTGGCGATCACCCCTGAACAACAAGCACAATCACAAAAAATCGAGGACGAAGGAAAAACCGTGGTCATGCTCGCCCGGGGAACCCGGCCCGCAGGCATGATCGGCCTCATCGACGAGATCCGCGACGACCTGCCGGAACTGCTCTCCGCCCTCCGGCGGCGAGGAATGAAAATCATGATGCTGACCGGCGACAATCCCGGAGTGGCGTCCCGGATCGCAGCACGATGCGGCATAACCGACCTGCAGGCCGGACTGTCGCCTGCCGGAAAGGCTTCGGTCATCGAAAAGCTCAAGGCGGCAGGAGAAACCGTCATGATGGTAGGCGACGGCATCAACGACGCGCCCGCGCTTGCAGCTGCCGACACAGGGGTCACGCTCGGCAGCGCTACCGGCATCGCGCTTGAAAGCGCCGGAGTCGCCGTACTCACCGACAGGCTGCTCCTTGTCGATACCCTTATAGAACACTCGAAACGGTGCTTCTCGGTCATCCGCCAGAACCTTGCCTGGGCGTTTCTCTACAATCTTGCCGCCGTGCCGCTTGCTGTTTCCGGCATGCTTCACCCCATCGTCGCCGCGATGCTGATGGCATCGAGCTCGCTTATCGTGGTCGGCAACTCGCTGCGGCTGCAGAAAACCCGTACATGACCTATGGACAGCATCTACTACCTCATCATCATCGGGTTCGTCTTCGGCACGGCCGCATGGCTCCTCTTCATCTGGGCGGTCCGCAGCGGTCAGTTCGACGACCCGGAAGCCCCGAAATACCGCATGCTCGACGACGATGACGAACAACTGCATGCGCCGTCGGCAGACAAAACCCGTAAATCAGCCAAATGATGAGTACCATTTCCAATACCGCAATCACCATGTTCATCACCGGACTGACCGGGGGATTCGGCCACTGCATCAGCATGTGCGGACCGATCGTAGCCGCCTACTCGCTGGGAGAGACCCGCAAAGGCATGCTGCACCACCTGCTTTACAACGCAGGAAGGGTTACAACCTATACCGTGCTCGGCGCCGCTATCGGCCTTTCCGGCTCTTTTCTCGTACTGACAGCATCCATCGAACGCTTCCAGACCATCATCATGGTGCTTGCGGGCCTCTCGATCATCCTGATGGGACTAGCCACGCTCGACATACTGCCTGCGGGAAAAACCATCAACAGCTGCTCGTGGATCATGCCCCGCATCGGAAAACTCATGAACCTTTTCAGGGGATCCCGTTCCATCGGAGCCTATTACCCCATGGGGGTGCTGCTCGGCTTTCTGCCCTGCGGCCTCACCTATACGGCGCTGCTGACTGCCGGACGAACAGCCATGGAGGCAGAGAATCATGCCGCCGGACTTCTTCAGGGCGGTCTCATCATGCTTTGCTTCGGTCTCGGTACCATACCATCCTTACTCGTTGTCGGCAAGGCCATCCACCTTTTCAGCGAAAAGTCCCGCAAAACCCTGTACCGCATTGCCGGAGCAATCATGATCCTTACCGGCATCTACTTCACTTTGTCTGCGTTCTGAGCATTGGTCCGCCTGCGGGAGTTCAGGAAAACAGTGTTACAAATCCGAAATATTTCATGTTTATTTGGCTTGCAACAAAAAAGGACTATTTTAAGCCTGTTTTCTGATTAAAAGCCATTTCATTATGTTTCTTTCTGTTACCTTTCCTCAACGTAACCTCAGCGGTGGAGACCTTTATGGACACACTCATGCTTGCGCGGCTTCAGTTCGCGCTCACCTCCGTTTTTCACTTCTTCTTCGTACCGCTCACGCTCGGCCTTTCCATCTTCACGGCGATCATGGAAACCGCCTGGGTCAGGACGGGTGAGGAAAAGTACCGGAAGCTGACGAAGTTCTGGGGCAAACTGTTCCTTATCAACTTTGCGGTCGGCGTCGTGACCGGAATCGTCATGGAGTTCCAGTTCGGCATGAACTGGTCGGAGTACTCCCGCTTTGTGGGCGACATCTTCGGCGTTCCGCTCGCCATTGAAGCGCTGCTCGCCTTTTTCCTCGAATCGGTTTTTCTCGGTATATGGGTATTCGGATGGAATAAAATCCCCAAAGCCCTCCACGCCGCATCGATCTGGCTGGTCGCCATCGGCTCGAACCTTTCGGCGCTCTGGATTCTCGTGGCAAACTCCTTCATGCAGTCTCCTGTCGGCTACAGAATGGCTGCGGACGGCTCCAGGGCAGAGATGATCGACTTTTCAGCACTGCTTTTCAATCCCTACGTCTGGAAGCAGTTCCCGCATGTTCTGGCCGGCGGGCTCGTCACCGGAGGATTTCTCGTCATAGCCGTCAGCTCATGGCACCTTGTCAGAAATTCGAAGGAGCGCAGCGAATTCGAGACGTCAATGAAATTCGGCGCCATCTACGCCTTTATCGGCACCATACTCGTCACCCTTGCCGGACACACCCAGATGCAGGATCTCATCGAATCCCAGCCCATGAAAGTCGCCGCTGCCGAAGCGCTATGGGAAACCGAAAATCCTGCAAGCTTCTCACTCTTCACGGTCGGAAATGAAAAAGAACTTAAAGACGTCTTTGCCATCCGTATACCCGGCATGCTCTCCTTCCTGGCCTACAACTCCTTCGAAGGCGAAGTCAAAGGCATCAAGGATCTGCAGAAGGAGTACGAAATCAAATACGGTCCGGGCAACTACATTCCCTCCATCATCACGGCCTACTGGAGTTTCCGGTTCATGGTCGGCGCAGGAACGCTCATGCTTCTTGTATCGCTCATTGCACTCTACAAGGTGATCAGGGAAAACTACACATTCTCCCCGTTGCTGGGAACGCTCCTTTTCTGGTCGTTCCTGCTACCCTACATTGCAAATTCTTCGGGATGGATTCTGGCCGAAATGGGCCGCCAGCCATGGATAGTCTTCGGCCTTCTGAAAACCGAGGATGCCGTTTCTCCGGCATCGGTTGTCAGCAGCACGGAACTGCTCATCTCACTTGTCGTCTTCGTACTCATCTACGGGCTGCTCACGCTCGTCGATGTTTTCCTCTTGAAAAAACACGCAGCAGCAGGCCTTGAAGCTGCCGAATAAAACCTAAAGGAGAAACAATGGATCTGCAAACAATCTGGTTCATCCTGGTAACGGTGCTCTTTACCGGATTCTTCTTCCTTGAAGGGTTCGATTTCGGGGTAGGCATCCTCCACCCCTTCATGAGCCGGGACGACCGTGAACGCCGGACCGTCATCAACACCATCGGACCGTTCTGGGACGGTAACGAAGTCTGGCTCATTACTGCCGGAGGCGCCATGTTCGCCGCATTTCCCGAATGGTACGCGACCCTTTTCAGCGGCTTCTATATCGCCCTGCTCCTCATGCTCGTCGCCCTGATTCTGCGCGGCGTGGCATTCGAGTTCCGCAGCAAGCACGACAACCCCGCATGGCGCGCCTTCTGGGACTGGAGCATCTTCACGGGCAGCGCCATCCCGGCACTGCTCTGGGGCGTAGCCTTTGCGAACTTCATCCGCGGGGTGCCTATCGACCAGTCGATGAACTATGCCGGAGGCTTTTTCAACCTCCTCAACCCCTATGCGCTCGTCTGCGGCCTTGCCTCGCTGTCGATCTTTACGCTGCACGGAGCGGTCTTTCTTACCCTGAAAACCACCGGAAGCCTTCAGGAACGGGCCATGAGCCTGGCTAAAAAGGTGTGGGCTCCAGCAACGCTGCTCTCTCTCGCGTTCATGATCTACACCTTCATTGAAACAGACCTCTACCAGCGGCTCGGCGTCAACCCCGGCATCATTCCGGTTTTCAGCGTGCTCGCGCTGCTCTCGGTGATCGTGCTACTGCAAAAAAACGCCTCAGGCTGGGCATTCGCCATGACCGGCATATCCATAGCCTTCTCGACCATCACCATCTTTATGGGCCTGTTCCCGAGAGTGCTCGTTTCAAGCCTCAACCCCGACTGGAGCCTCACC comes from Chlorobium limicola DSM 245 and encodes:
- the mtnA gene encoding S-methyl-5-thioribose-1-phosphate isomerase → MIDAISFSNGTFRYLDQRFLPLQELHVETRDYKEAIEAIKTLAVRGAPLIGASAGYTVVLGLNAYQGDKADFPAYFDKLIAEVNASRPTAVNLFFATKKMQAVYDANFEADSLEALFAKMTDEAQKIYSDEVDNCDRIARHGVEQLKRDLADVLKTRKLNVLTHCNTGTLACCGIGTALGVIRLAWQEGLVERVISSESRPLLQGLRLTAWELEHDGIPFVSISDSSSAILMQRGMIDFAVVGADRITANGDTANKIGTYAHAISANHHCIPFYIAAPVSTIDITLSEGSQIPIEERNADELRTIFGTQVATPTTPVVNYAFDVTPGTLIRGIITEKKAVVGDYVKGLAELFEN
- a CDS encoding cbb3-type cytochrome c oxidase subunit I translates to MSETGYEYRVVRGFAFSALFWLVIGLVVGLWIAFEMFNPALNLTPWLSFGRLRVVHTNGLGLGFGLAGIFATSYYILQRLTRAPLAFPKLALAHLYLFNAAIALAALSLFMGMNTTREYAELEWPLDVGVVILWVMYAINVFGTLLKRQEKQMYISLWYIIAMTVTIAVLYIVNNLAVPVTLFKSYSLYAGANDANVEWWYGHNIVGFIFTVPVLAMFYYFLPKATGLPIYSHRLSIISFWALIFAYLWTGAHHLMLTPLPEWIQTVAIAFSIFLIAPSWGSVVNGYYTLQGNWDQMRSNYLVKFFILGITFYGLQTLQGPLQGLRTLNAFFHYTDWVVGHVHMGTMGWVAMVISASFYYMIPRITGNELHSVKLANMHFWLILGGQLTWTITMWIGGIQQGAMWKATNPDGSLMYNFLDSVTSLYPYYKLRFAAGLVYFVGILIFVYNLVMTVRKRPVEA
- the ccoO gene encoding cytochrome-c oxidase, cbb3-type subunit II, whose protein sequence is MGIYSKPVVFAVLSALVILVGTIVTVFIPLFMPSTQPVSPLIKPYTAIELEGRDLYIREGCNNCHTQTVRPLRTEVLRYGEYSKPEEFAYDRPFLWGSRRTGPDLNRIGGKYPDSWHYRHMQSPQGMFEKSNMPPYGWLAENPLDTRYSIKKISVLGYGYSAAEVERQIAEYKAKVTAADYDSKETRDQVTPEKLRNDLTEMDAMIAYLQKLGRDVKNLEATK
- a CDS encoding cbb3-type cytochrome c oxidase subunit 3; translated protein: MNFSQLAYLFFTISLAAVFAGIIAYYYNPSRKQVVEQPKHSMLEHDE
- a CDS encoding c-type cytochrome; amino-acid sequence: MHDTGEPGEGHNSIPKGWLLFFFGVIIFLVWYIVSYTPAISGWSFYRGFEEEMAKAVPAASQSPGTPDKYSGQPAAIAEGKAIYAESCAACHNADATGGIGPNLTVTLKYGSTAQDIYESVANGRPNGMPPFMQQLGKERIYKLAAFLESVKK
- a CDS encoding 4Fe-4S dicluster domain-containing protein → MWKKYRRTVQLLQALLITGLPFIRINGQSALRFDIGELKLYFFGTVIWIREFYLLLAAILFMLLFITFVTAVFGRIWCGWLCPQTVLLDLSESLAARFGIKNSKTVRNILLLPVAALVSLTMIWYFVPPPETMKGLFVSLPVTAFFLVLWMLVYLELAFLGRKFCMSICPYAMMQNALFDKDTLVIEYDKSRDDTCMKCDSCVKVCPVGIDIKAGLSTRCIACAECIDACSAKSEPRGLAPFPNYKGKILRAKTFWMGGITAAAGMLLILIITLRPPVDFLITRDQEQLPEGLNRYSWTVYNNSGKTLDLELSAAPDVTVIGEHSVTLKAYEVARGKVLLKASGSVQKVRFTLIGSGISIHKDTGFL
- a CDS encoding FixH family protein, whose amino-acid sequence is MKLFLIALYSLFILAMASGITIAYRQAEGLVEPDYYEKASAYFSTKSTESSSGLSVVLPDSMQKGANEVHVTIATHGEPLRNAHVTFFVGNLSKKTYDKTVLMKETEPGSYRTTAVIPFEGVWLARVDINKEQLQTSRKWFIELN
- a CDS encoding heavy metal translocating P-type ATPase, coding for MSGTEPASGTVRCEHCLREVPLSAALKAEIDGSVKYFCCHGCLGVYELVHGASLDAFYEQRCQWLPGAPSFEKTDPHAFGSTIVKTADGCRIDLQLSGIRCASCVWLIEKYLSKQDGVHSVRVNYATNRAAIHWNPEATGLDAILDMLHSLGYTARPVRSGGTTESLAREKQELLLRFGTAGFFSMQLMLIVAALYAGFFQGIGTEYRLAFQLISWALATPVVLYSGYPFLAGALRSIRSLNPNMDLLVALGSLSAYLYSIAMIPLGGEVFFDTSAMIVTFILLGRFLEAGSRLKAGNAIVALAGLQPQEAVLAKENGERRTVSLDQVPPGSIIEIIPGAKIPLDATVIGGEAEINESMLTGESLPVMKRSGSNIFAGTVNGNGRLLARVSGSPGETLLAGIIRTVEEAQSRRAPVQQLADRVAGYFVPAILLIALLTFLYRMNFGGQSSVSALMNAVSVLVIACPCALGLATPLAILVGSTAAGKEGVLIKGGDIFETVSKTTLVAFDKTGTITRGKPSITDIVDFGTTPDLLRYAASLESASEHPAGKAIATGWIGELLPVEAFRAFPGQGVSGTLQHETWLAGSTAFMLQNQVAITPEQQAQSQKIEDEGKTVVMLARGTRPAGMIGLIDEIRDDLPELLSALRRRGMKIMMLTGDNPGVASRIAARCGITDLQAGLSPAGKASVIEKLKAAGETVMMVGDGINDAPALAAADTGVTLGSATGIALESAGVAVLTDRLLLVDTLIEHSKRCFSVIRQNLAWAFLYNLAAVPLAVSGMLHPIVAAMLMASSSLIVVGNSLRLQKTRT
- the ccoS gene encoding cbb3-type cytochrome oxidase assembly protein CcoS, producing the protein MDSIYYLIIIGFVFGTAAWLLFIWAVRSGQFDDPEAPKYRMLDDDDEQLHAPSADKTRKSAK
- a CDS encoding sulfite exporter TauE/SafE family protein, producing the protein MMSTISNTAITMFITGLTGGFGHCISMCGPIVAAYSLGETRKGMLHHLLYNAGRVTTYTVLGAAIGLSGSFLVLTASIERFQTIIMVLAGLSIILMGLATLDILPAGKTINSCSWIMPRIGKLMNLFRGSRSIGAYYPMGVLLGFLPCGLTYTALLTAGRTAMEAENHAAGLLQGGLIMLCFGLGTIPSLLVVGKAIHLFSEKSRKTLYRIAGAIMILTGIYFTLSAF
- a CDS encoding cytochrome ubiquinol oxidase subunit I, with protein sequence MDTLMLARLQFALTSVFHFFFVPLTLGLSIFTAIMETAWVRTGEEKYRKLTKFWGKLFLINFAVGVVTGIVMEFQFGMNWSEYSRFVGDIFGVPLAIEALLAFFLESVFLGIWVFGWNKIPKALHAASIWLVAIGSNLSALWILVANSFMQSPVGYRMAADGSRAEMIDFSALLFNPYVWKQFPHVLAGGLVTGGFLVIAVSSWHLVRNSKERSEFETSMKFGAIYAFIGTILVTLAGHTQMQDLIESQPMKVAAAEALWETENPASFSLFTVGNEKELKDVFAIRIPGMLSFLAYNSFEGEVKGIKDLQKEYEIKYGPGNYIPSIITAYWSFRFMVGAGTLMLLVSLIALYKVIRENYTFSPLLGTLLFWSFLLPYIANSSGWILAEMGRQPWIVFGLLKTEDAVSPASVVSSTELLISLVVFVLIYGLLTLVDVFLLKKHAAAGLEAAE
- the cydB gene encoding cytochrome d ubiquinol oxidase subunit II produces the protein MDLQTIWFILVTVLFTGFFFLEGFDFGVGILHPFMSRDDRERRTVINTIGPFWDGNEVWLITAGGAMFAAFPEWYATLFSGFYIALLLMLVALILRGVAFEFRSKHDNPAWRAFWDWSIFTGSAIPALLWGVAFANFIRGVPIDQSMNYAGGFFNLLNPYALVCGLASLSIFTLHGAVFLTLKTTGSLQERAMSLAKKVWAPATLLSLAFMIYTFIETDLYQRLGVNPGIIPVFSVLALLSVIVLLQKNASGWAFAMTGISIAFSTITIFMGLFPRVLVSSLNPDWSLTIYNSSSSDYTLGIMTIVAAVFVPLVLVYQGWSYWVFRQRVSTDSELEY